The Myxococcales bacterium genome has a segment encoding these proteins:
- a CDS encoding NADH-quinone oxidoreductase subunit C yields the protein MSSALADGPTGLSSGGTDPPWARVPRAAWLSAASWGWERGWRSFVDLTVIDRLSPDGRARDEVRFELCLLVGAAGVSQRICLRTFVPLLGPTVSSVASLWPGAAWFEREAFDLYGIRFLAHPDLRRILLYPEFVGHPLRKDYPKDRRQPLVRIGPSCFPRGPA from the coding sequence TTGTCTTCCGCCCTCGCGGACGGCCCCACCGGCCTCAGTTCGGGCGGGACCGATCCTCCCTGGGCGCGTGTGCCCCGGGCCGCGTGGCTCTCGGCGGCGTCGTGGGGATGGGAACGCGGCTGGCGATCGTTCGTCGATCTCACGGTCATCGATCGTCTGAGCCCCGATGGACGGGCTCGGGATGAAGTCCGCTTCGAGCTATGCCTGCTCGTGGGGGCGGCGGGCGTTTCGCAGCGGATATGCCTGCGCACATTCGTGCCGCTGCTCGGCCCCACGGTGTCCAGCGTGGCCTCTTTGTGGCCCGGCGCCGCCTGGTTCGAGCGCGAGGCCTTCGACCTTTACGGAATTCGATTCCTCGCGCACCCCGATCTGCGCCGGATCCTGCTTTATCCGGAGTTCGTGGGTCATCCTCTACGCAAAGACTACCCCAAGGACCGCCGCCAGCCGCTGGTGCGGATCGGGCCGTCGTGTTTTCCACGGGGGCCCGCGTGA
- a CDS encoding NUDIX hydrolase codes for MPNRTAKSGDVIVAETRFLRLIDRDGWSFVQRPNATGVVSIVALTDDDEILFVEQHRKPVNAATIELPAGLAGDEPGHETEALAQTAARELLEETGYEAARIEFLMGCPTSPGMTDEVASFFLATGLRRTGPGGGVAGEDITVHVVPLATAPKFLEDAARQGRLVAAKALAGLHLAFMARALTPKT; via the coding sequence ATGCCGAACCGCACTGCCAAGTCTGGGGACGTGATCGTGGCCGAGACGCGCTTTTTACGCCTGATCGATCGCGACGGATGGAGCTTCGTCCAACGCCCAAACGCCACGGGCGTGGTGTCCATCGTGGCGCTGACGGATGACGACGAGATCCTGTTCGTGGAGCAGCATCGAAAACCCGTGAACGCTGCGACCATCGAACTGCCTGCAGGGCTTGCAGGTGACGAGCCTGGTCACGAAACCGAGGCGCTGGCCCAAACGGCCGCCCGCGAGTTGCTCGAAGAGACAGGGTACGAAGCGGCGCGGATCGAGTTCCTCATGGGCTGCCCCACGTCTCCGGGCATGACGGACGAGGTGGCCTCGTTTTTTCTGGCCACCGGTCTGCGCCGCACGGGCCCAGGCGGTGGCGTGGCGGGCGAAGACATCACCGTGCATGTCGTACCGCTTGCAACCGCGCCGAAATTCCTGGAAGACGCCGCTCGCCAGGGACGGCTCGTTGCAGCGAAGGCGCTCGCGGGCCTTCACCTCGCCTTCATGGCAAGGGCCCTGACGCCAAAGACCTGA
- a CDS encoding PAS domain S-box protein yields MSESNSKGGVMEPGAPAKSDRAAKGRNKGAVSADANAYTEAVVRAIDKVQAMIEFELDGTVVKANDNFLKALGYTLEEIKGKHHRIFCDPRYVASPEYEAFWTRLRRGELAEGVYRRICKGGKDIWIQASYNPVIDTSGKVLRVVKFATDVTERERNLVRLQALDSVTTPIMMVDRDLRINYVNEATRKLLARRESDIRKAFPRFDAKSIVGTCIDVFHKHPEHQRRMLADPANLPHTADIKVGDCIFTIKVSAINDAAGSYVGNTLEWEDVTDVRDAQRQIEGLIESATLGRLEQRIDASRYEGFMQKLSMGVNKLMDTVVVPVRETIRVVQKLATGDLTDVVSGEFQGEFAELRDRLNTSLATLKDMVIQINQAAHTINGGAADVAEGSANLNRRTQEQSSALEETASSLEEMTATVKQNASNATQANQLASGARDAAEKGGQVVGAAVAAMGAITDSSKKVADIIGVIEQIAFQTNMLALNAAVEAARAGDQGRGFAVVAAEVRNLAQRSAAAAKEIRGLIQDSQEKVEQGSKLVNRSGETLQEIVASVKKVSDIIGEINAASDEQASGIDQINSAVAQMDKGTQQNAAMVEQATAAAESMREQARGMTELMQFFKVEERAAGMGVLSARGAATQAARASVAPHGRPTGASESPPRNGAPAPGKSAPPHKRTRGARPMPSGKNSEPSDQPGAHAAVGPTEFRFTDAAFARVRAWMKAEAGIDIGAEKRMLVYGRLARRLRTLGLDDFDAYLARVEANVEGESEVFLNSLTTNVTEFFREPHHFEMLRKTLLPSLWQKHARDRRVRIWSAGCSTGEEPYSLAMVVDESCPAREGWDVKILATDIDSNVLAHAKEGVYPLSKVEKLPPERIKRHFLRGGGDLAKFVKVKPDGGQPRHLHASQPHAQLAHVGPLRCGDVPERGDLFRHGHTQPPDSQVPRAARGRGAPVPGPLRDPRGRGPRFRIGGTHGLPPPRAAAGGCVTQLASPSSPKPLHGFERIHRHFDKLADSWVVQILPGEYYVTPHDEIISTVLGSCIATCIRDTRSGLGGMNHFMLPQEPGRDKKGEAMRYGCFAIERLVNELLKNGAKRGYLEVKIFGGGHVLPGAAGDIGRANIEFVRTYCRDEGLAVRAEDVGDRCARRLRYQPATGRAMVKHLPMSEARSVAAQEAEHARGLRKAPVAGEVELF; encoded by the coding sequence ATGAGCGAGAGCAACAGCAAGGGCGGCGTCATGGAACCGGGCGCTCCCGCAAAATCGGATCGGGCGGCCAAGGGCCGCAACAAGGGCGCGGTGAGCGCGGATGCCAACGCCTACACCGAGGCCGTGGTAAGGGCCATCGACAAAGTCCAGGCGATGATCGAGTTCGAGCTCGACGGTACGGTCGTCAAGGCCAACGACAACTTTCTCAAGGCCCTGGGCTACACGCTGGAAGAGATTAAGGGCAAGCACCACCGCATCTTCTGCGATCCCAGGTACGTGGCGAGCCCCGAATACGAAGCGTTCTGGACGCGCCTGCGCCGAGGTGAGCTCGCCGAGGGCGTGTACCGGCGCATCTGCAAGGGTGGCAAGGACATCTGGATCCAGGCAAGCTACAACCCCGTCATCGACACGAGTGGCAAGGTGCTCCGCGTGGTCAAGTTCGCCACCGACGTGACCGAGCGTGAGCGCAACCTCGTGCGCCTTCAAGCGCTCGATTCGGTAACCACGCCCATCATGATGGTCGACCGGGATCTCAGGATCAACTACGTCAACGAGGCCACGCGAAAGCTGCTCGCCCGTCGCGAATCGGACATTCGCAAGGCGTTTCCGCGCTTCGACGCGAAGTCCATCGTGGGCACCTGCATCGACGTGTTTCACAAGCACCCCGAGCACCAGCGGCGCATGCTGGCCGATCCCGCGAACTTGCCGCACACGGCGGACATCAAGGTGGGCGACTGCATCTTCACCATCAAGGTCTCGGCCATCAACGACGCCGCAGGCAGCTACGTGGGCAACACGCTCGAGTGGGAAGACGTCACCGATGTGAGAGACGCCCAAAGGCAGATCGAGGGGCTCATCGAGTCCGCCACGCTGGGACGCCTGGAGCAGCGGATCGACGCCTCGCGCTACGAGGGCTTCATGCAGAAGCTCTCCATGGGCGTCAACAAATTGATGGACACCGTGGTCGTGCCCGTGCGCGAGACGATCCGCGTGGTGCAGAAGCTGGCCACCGGGGATCTCACCGACGTGGTGAGTGGAGAGTTCCAAGGCGAGTTCGCGGAGCTGCGAGATCGCTTGAATACCTCCTTGGCCACGCTGAAGGACATGGTGATCCAGATCAACCAGGCCGCCCACACGATCAACGGCGGCGCGGCCGACGTGGCCGAGGGCAGCGCCAACCTGAACCGGCGCACCCAGGAGCAGTCGTCGGCGCTCGAGGAGACCGCCTCGAGCCTCGAGGAGATGACGGCCACCGTCAAGCAGAACGCCAGCAACGCCACCCAGGCCAACCAGCTGGCCTCGGGCGCGCGGGACGCGGCCGAAAAGGGCGGCCAGGTCGTGGGCGCCGCCGTGGCTGCCATGGGGGCCATCACCGATTCATCCAAGAAGGTTGCGGACATCATCGGCGTCATCGAGCAGATCGCCTTCCAGACCAACATGTTGGCGCTCAACGCGGCGGTTGAGGCCGCGCGGGCAGGGGATCAAGGGCGCGGCTTCGCCGTGGTGGCCGCGGAGGTGCGGAACTTGGCGCAGCGAAGCGCGGCGGCGGCGAAGGAGATCCGCGGCTTGATCCAGGACAGCCAGGAGAAGGTGGAGCAGGGCTCCAAGCTGGTCAACCGGTCGGGTGAGACCCTGCAAGAGATCGTCGCCTCGGTCAAAAAGGTCAGCGACATCATCGGCGAGATCAACGCGGCCAGCGACGAGCAGGCTTCAGGCATCGATCAGATCAACTCGGCGGTGGCCCAGATGGACAAGGGCACGCAGCAAAACGCGGCCATGGTCGAGCAAGCCACGGCAGCCGCCGAGTCGATGCGTGAGCAGGCACGCGGCATGACGGAGCTCATGCAGTTCTTCAAGGTTGAAGAGCGCGCTGCGGGTATGGGCGTGCTGAGCGCCCGGGGGGCGGCCACTCAGGCTGCAAGGGCCTCGGTAGCTCCTCACGGCCGGCCGACAGGGGCGTCCGAGTCTCCTCCACGCAACGGAGCCCCGGCTCCTGGCAAGTCGGCGCCTCCTCACAAGCGGACAAGGGGCGCACGGCCGATGCCGAGTGGAAAGAATTCTGAGCCCAGCGACCAGCCGGGCGCGCATGCTGCCGTGGGGCCGACCGAGTTCCGGTTCACGGACGCAGCCTTCGCGCGGGTGCGCGCCTGGATGAAGGCCGAAGCCGGCATCGACATCGGCGCCGAGAAACGCATGCTGGTCTACGGGCGCCTGGCGCGTCGGCTGCGGACCCTCGGCCTCGATGACTTCGATGCCTACCTCGCGCGCGTCGAGGCGAACGTGGAGGGCGAGTCCGAGGTCTTCTTGAACTCGCTCACCACGAACGTCACGGAGTTTTTCCGGGAGCCGCATCACTTCGAGATGCTCCGAAAGACCTTGTTGCCGTCATTGTGGCAAAAACACGCCCGGGACAGGCGGGTGCGGATCTGGTCGGCGGGCTGCTCCACCGGCGAAGAGCCCTACTCGCTGGCGATGGTGGTGGACGAGTCGTGTCCCGCACGGGAGGGCTGGGACGTGAAGATTCTGGCAACGGACATCGACTCGAACGTTCTGGCGCACGCCAAAGAAGGCGTCTACCCGCTTTCGAAGGTCGAAAAGCTTCCGCCCGAGCGCATCAAGCGGCATTTCCTCCGCGGAGGCGGGGACCTTGCCAAGTTCGTGAAGGTCAAGCCCGACGGTGGCCAGCCTCGTCACCTTCATGCGTCTCAACCTCATGCACAACTGGCCCATGTCGGGCCCCTTCGATGTGGTGATGTGCCGGAACGTGGTGATCTATTTCGACACGGCCACACGCAACCGCCTGATTCGCAGGTACCAAGAGCTGCTCGCGGAAGGGGGGCACCTGTTCCTGGGCCACTCCGAGACCCTCGTGGGCGGGGGCCACGATTTCGAATCGGCGGGACCCACGGTCTACCGCCGCCGCGTGCGGCGGCCGGAGGCTGCGTGACCCAGCTGGCTTCCCCGTCGTCACCGAAACCGCTCCATGGATTCGAGAGGATTCATAGACACTTCGACAAGCTTGCGGACTCGTGGGTGGTGCAGATCCTGCCGGGCGAATACTACGTGACCCCTCACGATGAGATCATCTCCACGGTGCTCGGCTCGTGCATCGCCACCTGCATCCGTGACACCCGCTCGGGCCTGGGAGGCATGAACCACTTCATGCTCCCTCAGGAGCCAGGGCGTGACAAAAAGGGCGAGGCCATGCGCTACGGCTGTTTCGCGATCGAGCGGCTCGTCAACGAATTGCTGAAGAACGGCGCCAAGCGCGGCTACCTCGAGGTCAAGATCTTCGGTGGTGGTCACGTCTTGCCGGGCGCGGCGGGAGACATCGGCCGCGCCAACATCGAGTTCGTGCGGACCTACTGCCGCGACGAGGGCTTGGCCGTGCGGGCCGAAGACGTGGGTGACCGCTGCGCACGTCGCCTTCGTTACCAGCCTGCGACCGGACGGGCCATGGTCAAGCACCTACCCATGTCCGAGGCGCGCTCGGTGGCCGCTCAGGAGGCCGAGCACGCCCGCGGGCTACGCAAGGCCCCGGTGGCTGGGGAAGTGGAACTGTTCTGA
- a CDS encoding NADH-quinone oxidoreductase subunit A has protein sequence MSNPADLVDVTALIVAAGVVALISVALGAVPSLLAGRFAAAVGRPAPAAQGEAFEGGSEPAGEAHAPLALHLHPLMLTFLVFDLAIVALYPFALLLGQGHTPEAAAEAGAPQGLVGAGAVFGCVMLVAWLHVRRSRAATWGA, from the coding sequence ATGTCGAACCCCGCGGACCTCGTCGACGTGACGGCTCTCATCGTGGCCGCGGGTGTGGTGGCCCTCATCAGCGTGGCGCTGGGGGCCGTCCCCTCGCTGCTGGCGGGGCGCTTCGCGGCGGCGGTCGGGCGTCCTGCACCGGCTGCGCAAGGAGAGGCTTTCGAGGGGGGCTCGGAGCCAGCCGGCGAAGCCCATGCGCCGCTCGCCCTGCATCTGCACCCTTTGATGCTGACCTTCCTGGTCTTCGACCTTGCCATCGTGGCTCTGTACCCTTTTGCGTTGTTGCTGGGTCAAGGTCACACGCCGGAGGCCGCCGCCGAAGCGGGGGCTCCGCAAGGCCTTGTGGGGGCGGGCGCCGTTTTTGGGTGTGTGATGCTGGTGGCCTGGCTTCACGTGCGTCGAAGCCGCGCAGCGACGTGGGGCGCATGA
- a CDS encoding chemotaxis response regulator protein-glutamate methylesterase, whose amino-acid sequence MIKVLVVDDSALVRKLLTAILGNDPELEVVGTAGDPYQARELIKQLHPDVMTLDVEMPRMDGVTFLRNLMRLRPMPVLMVSSLTDEGADITLEALALGAVDFVSKPKLGLSDGLEAMADEIVAKVKMAARARLRSRPDAPAMTAPIIDKVRSVALRTTERVVAIGASTGGTEAIAEVLAAFPPDAPATVIAQHIPEGFSRRFAERLDKLCAIVVREAKDGDPLLLGHAYVAPGNHHLRVVRSGARYLCRVDQEEPVNRHRPSVDVLFRSVAQHVGPNAVAALLTGMGADGAEGLGVIRAAGSPTMAQDRESSVVWGMPGEAVKRGHVDEVLPLERVADRLLALARR is encoded by the coding sequence ATGATCAAAGTCCTGGTCGTCGATGATTCCGCGTTGGTGCGCAAGCTGCTTACCGCGATCCTCGGCAACGATCCCGAACTCGAAGTGGTCGGCACGGCCGGTGACCCCTACCAGGCCCGTGAGCTCATCAAGCAGCTCCACCCCGACGTCATGACGCTCGACGTGGAGATGCCGCGGATGGACGGGGTCACCTTCTTGCGCAACCTGATGCGCCTGCGGCCCATGCCCGTGTTGATGGTGTCCTCGCTGACGGACGAGGGCGCAGACATCACCTTGGAGGCTCTGGCGTTGGGCGCCGTCGATTTCGTTTCAAAGCCAAAACTGGGCCTCTCCGACGGGCTCGAGGCCATGGCAGACGAGATCGTCGCAAAGGTCAAGATGGCGGCGCGCGCACGCCTGCGCAGCCGGCCCGATGCGCCGGCCATGACGGCGCCCATCATCGACAAAGTGCGGTCCGTGGCGCTGCGGACCACCGAGCGTGTCGTGGCCATCGGGGCCTCGACGGGTGGCACCGAGGCCATAGCCGAGGTGCTGGCCGCGTTTCCTCCGGACGCTCCGGCCACGGTCATCGCTCAGCACATCCCCGAGGGGTTCAGCCGCCGTTTCGCCGAGCGGCTCGACAAGCTTTGCGCCATCGTCGTGCGCGAAGCCAAGGACGGGGATCCCTTGCTCTTGGGGCACGCCTACGTAGCCCCGGGAAACCATCACCTGCGCGTCGTGCGCAGCGGAGCGCGTTACCTTTGCCGGGTCGATCAAGAAGAGCCTGTCAACAGGCATCGCCCCTCGGTTGACGTCCTCTTTCGCTCCGTGGCCCAGCACGTGGGGCCCAACGCGGTGGCGGCTTTGCTGACGGGCATGGGCGCCGATGGTGCCGAGGGACTTGGCGTCATCCGCGCGGCGGGAAGCCCCACGATGGCCCAAGACCGCGAGAGCAGTGTGGTGTGGGGCATGCCTGGTGAAGCGGTCAAGCGGGGGCACGTGGACGAGGTCTTGCCGCTCGAACGCGTTGCGGATCGCTTGCTCGCGCTCGCGCGCCGCTGA
- a CDS encoding chemotaxis protein CheW, with protein sequence MSDQATRGPESEELEQLLTFIVDGEEYGVDILGVQEIRSWSHPMPIPGAPAFIKGVINIRGHIVPIADLRERLGMPSLPYGSTTVVVVVRVASGNRERVMGLIVDAMSDVMSIPRSALKPPPVFVEGELTLARGIATMGDKMITILDVTRIFSLSDEVAPAAA encoded by the coding sequence ATGAGCGATCAAGCCACACGAGGCCCCGAAAGCGAGGAGCTCGAACAGCTTCTCACCTTCATCGTCGATGGCGAGGAGTATGGTGTGGACATCCTGGGGGTTCAGGAGATCCGCAGCTGGTCTCACCCCATGCCCATTCCGGGCGCTCCCGCGTTCATCAAGGGCGTGATCAACATCCGGGGCCACATCGTGCCCATCGCCGACCTCAGGGAAAGGCTGGGAATGCCCTCGCTGCCCTACGGCTCGACCACCGTCGTGGTGGTGGTGCGCGTGGCGAGCGGCAACCGCGAGCGCGTGATGGGGCTCATCGTGGACGCCATGAGCGACGTCATGAGCATCCCGCGGAGCGCGCTCAAGCCGCCTCCCGTGTTCGTGGAAGGTGAGCTGACTTTGGCCCGCGGCATCGCGACCATGGGCGACAAGATGATCACGATTCTCGACGTGACACGCATTTTCAGTCTGTCGGACGAAGTGGCCCCGGCCGCAGCGTGA
- a CDS encoding TlpA family protein disulfide reductase: MLPPRPKRFTRRQLTSASVAVALGACAGTGARPQPTAGQVVGGVVVGSPLPDVHFVALGTTTSTTRVSQLRGHVVLLDVWASWCEPCKVELPLLDDIAKRLGSRGVVIAAVSIDQDEANVHRFLRTRKTWTVRFFHDPAGVVAERLAPPKMPTSYLLDRQGLVREVNTGFERADAPRLERALAALAGT; the protein is encoded by the coding sequence ATGTTGCCCCCTCGCCCCAAGAGGTTCACGCGCCGCCAGCTGACCAGCGCCAGCGTCGCGGTGGCGCTGGGGGCCTGCGCTGGGACAGGCGCGCGCCCTCAGCCCACGGCAGGGCAGGTCGTGGGCGGCGTGGTCGTGGGAAGCCCCCTGCCCGACGTACACTTCGTGGCCCTCGGCACCACCACCTCGACGACCCGTGTGAGCCAGCTTCGCGGGCACGTGGTGCTGCTCGACGTGTGGGCCTCGTGGTGCGAGCCCTGCAAGGTCGAGCTGCCCCTGCTCGACGACATCGCAAAGCGGTTGGGCTCCCGGGGGGTCGTGATTGCGGCCGTGTCCATCGACCAGGACGAGGCCAACGTGCACCGGTTCCTGCGCACCCGAAAAACCTGGACTGTGCGATTTTTCCACGACCCTGCGGGGGTCGTGGCTGAACGCCTGGCGCCGCCCAAGATGCCCACCTCCTACCTGCTGGATCGCCAGGGCCTGGTGCGCGAAGTGAATACCGGATTTGAACGCGCGGACGCCCCCCGCCTCGAGCGCGCCTTGGCCGCGCTCGCCGGGACCTGA
- a CDS encoding NADH-quinone oxidoreductase subunit D, with protein MFSTGARVNRSVRETGRRTLVLGLPQASADSMGLFLGPVHPVLRGSTRVVLEVEGESIRAVDVQVGFLHRGFEKEAETVPVDQIFSLVERMSPLSPLLAAFGYALALERLFDVTHLVPVRARLLRVIVAELSRMADHLTCVGTTALALGASNAFFLLMDARARLWNLLEAMAGPRLGPSYLCVGGVTRAPTSSWVADLRARLPPLRRLVGRAERMLGGNPVFRERMAGVAVIDRAQVAPFGLSGPVARASGVAVDVRKDAPYGDYESFAFDVPVGSAGDNWDRYAVRMEEVRQSLRIVEQAARELGAGPLRHEDARWSLPPKAECPTPHELSPAHESLVFDGPRVPAGEVYQPLEAANGELGFGLVSDGSARLVKCRVRSPSFAHAAMLAEVLPGHFVADVVPAFASLNIVGAECDR; from the coding sequence GTGTTTTCCACGGGGGCCCGCGTGAACCGCAGCGTTCGCGAGACGGGGAGGCGGACACTGGTTTTGGGCTTACCGCAGGCCTCGGCTGATTCCATGGGCCTCTTCCTCGGGCCCGTGCATCCGGTGCTGCGGGGCTCCACTCGTGTGGTGCTCGAAGTCGAAGGCGAATCGATTCGGGCGGTGGACGTGCAGGTCGGCTTCCTTCATCGAGGCTTCGAGAAGGAGGCCGAGACCGTACCGGTGGACCAGATCTTTTCCCTGGTCGAGAGGATGAGCCCCCTGTCTCCGTTGCTGGCGGCCTTTGGATACGCGCTGGCGCTCGAGCGGTTGTTCGACGTTACGCACCTCGTGCCGGTGCGCGCGCGGTTGCTGCGGGTGATCGTGGCCGAGCTGTCCCGTATGGCCGATCATCTCACGTGCGTGGGCACCACCGCGTTGGCCCTCGGCGCCTCGAACGCTTTCTTCCTGCTGATGGACGCGCGGGCACGCCTGTGGAACCTGCTCGAAGCGATGGCAGGGCCGCGGCTCGGCCCGTCTTATCTGTGCGTGGGCGGCGTGACCCGGGCTCCGACGTCGTCGTGGGTTGCAGACCTGCGTGCGCGCTTGCCCCCGCTGCGGCGCCTCGTGGGACGCGCCGAGCGCATGCTGGGAGGAAACCCCGTGTTTCGCGAGCGTATGGCGGGGGTTGCCGTGATCGACCGTGCGCAGGTGGCGCCCTTCGGACTCTCAGGTCCCGTGGCGCGCGCCAGTGGGGTGGCCGTGGACGTCCGCAAGGACGCGCCCTACGGCGACTACGAGTCGTTCGCGTTCGACGTTCCAGTGGGCAGTGCGGGCGACAATTGGGATCGCTACGCCGTTCGCATGGAGGAGGTGCGGCAGTCGCTGCGCATCGTCGAGCAGGCGGCACGAGAGCTGGGTGCGGGTCCGCTTCGTCACGAAGATGCGCGCTGGAGCCTGCCCCCGAAAGCGGAATGCCCAACGCCCCATGAGCTTAGCCCTGCTCACGAGAGCCTGGTCTTCGACGGCCCGCGGGTGCCGGCGGGGGAGGTCTACCAGCCCCTCGAAGCCGCCAACGGCGAGCTCGGCTTCGGCTTGGTGTCCGACGGCAGCGCGCGGCTCGTCAAGTGCCGCGTGCGCTCGCCGAGCTTCGCCCACGCGGCCATGCTTGCAGAGGTGCTGCCGGGTCACTTCGTCGCCGACGTGGTGCCTGCCTTTGCGTCGTTGAACATCGTGGGAGCCGAATGCGATCGATGA
- the nuoB gene encoding NADH-quinone oxidoreductase subunit NuoB: MEPVVHTSRLASVVAWARQHSLDQYPFLSACCGIEFMASVGHGSDAARFGVALPKASPRQADLLVVVGTVTERQAPVVQRIYEQMPAPKWVIAFGACASSGGPYQNYAVVPGVDQVVPVDVYVPGCPPGPEQFGWALAQLRAQIAGSPVAQAPVCPTRPFDVDARRVVPRGPAREPR; this comes from the coding sequence ATGGAGCCGGTCGTCCACACCAGCCGGCTTGCGTCCGTGGTCGCCTGGGCCCGTCAGCACTCTCTCGACCAGTACCCCTTTCTCAGCGCGTGCTGCGGGATCGAGTTCATGGCCTCGGTGGGCCACGGCTCGGACGCGGCCCGCTTCGGTGTGGCGCTGCCGAAGGCCTCACCGCGACAAGCCGACCTGCTCGTGGTCGTGGGCACGGTGACGGAGCGCCAAGCTCCCGTGGTGCAACGGATCTACGAGCAGATGCCTGCGCCAAAGTGGGTGATCGCCTTCGGCGCCTGCGCGTCGAGCGGGGGACCGTATCAGAACTACGCCGTGGTGCCCGGGGTCGATCAGGTGGTCCCCGTCGATGTCTACGTGCCCGGGTGTCCACCGGGTCCGGAGCAGTTCGGGTGGGCCCTCGCGCAGCTTCGCGCGCAGATCGCGGGCAGTCCCGTCGCGCAGGCGCCCGTGTGTCCCACGCGCCCCTTCGACGTGGACGCCCGCCGTGTGGTGCCCCGGGGGCCAGCGAGGGAGCCCCGGTGA
- a CDS encoding thioredoxin domain-containing protein, which produces MHVKNRGSLTAGSGLTLRWLARGLVYGVWATWAFACTKQAPDVRPAQAADEGIARAHAATEKSTPAEKSAGAAEAPPPGVDLASLDDFERKVFFRIVGKEPSACGKGHSLIESVRTDPGCRKSFYATRYVARLVEAGFTDSEITQALEKRYRKPEVVKVDTTGAPAKGATNARVTIVEFVDFECPHCKRIQPVLRQIVDEFPADVRVVMKHYPLGQHTNARLAASASVAAHLQGKFWPYSEKVWENSDFLTPALLETLAKDVGLDVARWRKDFESAETMKKVEADKAQGAGYGLRSTPTLYVNGKLFTDSRDIESLRDWVTEELGR; this is translated from the coding sequence ATGCACGTGAAGAATCGAGGCTCCCTGACCGCCGGAAGTGGCCTGACTCTGCGTTGGTTGGCGCGGGGGCTTGTATACGGGGTGTGGGCGACGTGGGCGTTCGCCTGCACCAAACAGGCGCCAGACGTGCGCCCCGCGCAGGCGGCGGACGAGGGCATCGCCCGGGCCCACGCTGCCACGGAAAAAAGTACGCCTGCCGAAAAGAGCGCCGGCGCCGCCGAAGCGCCTCCGCCCGGTGTCGACCTGGCTTCGCTGGACGACTTTGAGCGCAAGGTGTTCTTCCGCATCGTAGGCAAAGAGCCCTCCGCCTGCGGCAAGGGGCACAGCCTCATCGAATCCGTGCGCACGGATCCGGGCTGTCGCAAGTCGTTCTACGCCACCCGCTACGTGGCCCGCCTGGTCGAGGCGGGGTTCACCGACTCGGAGATTACGCAGGCGCTCGAAAAACGGTACCGGAAGCCCGAGGTCGTGAAGGTCGACACCACCGGGGCGCCCGCGAAGGGCGCCACCAACGCCCGGGTCACGATCGTCGAGTTCGTGGACTTCGAGTGCCCCCACTGCAAGCGCATCCAGCCGGTGCTGCGACAGATCGTCGACGAGTTTCCTGCCGACGTGCGCGTGGTGATGAAACACTACCCTCTTGGTCAGCACACCAACGCGCGCCTGGCAGCTTCCGCTTCGGTGGCCGCGCATCTGCAGGGCAAGTTTTGGCCCTACAGCGAGAAGGTCTGGGAAAACTCGGATTTCCTCACCCCCGCGCTGCTCGAGACCCTGGCCAAGGACGTGGGGCTCGATGTCGCTCGTTGGCGCAAGGACTTCGAGTCCGCGGAAACCATGAAGAAGGTGGAGGCGGATAAAGCGCAGGGTGCGGGTTACGGGCTCCGCTCGACGCCCACCCTTTACGTCAACGGCAAGTTGTTCACCGATTCAAGAGATATCGAAAGCCTCCGAGATTGGGTCACGGAAGAGCTTGGCCGTTGA